Proteins encoded within one genomic window of Trichoderma asperellum chromosome 2, complete sequence:
- a CDS encoding uncharacterized protein (EggNog:ENOG41), with protein MAPDNRGRKRDSLLNPLNWVKRSRSSSSAAREGPSTTSQTDDTSRFKVFLRPSTSRRPSISPSLLPSQSSDLWSQAFRKANDTTQKWLKEQGLDLHSLDGKQVQTQVKEIISLMKSKDLSEDTSEPLKIEIANRKIIVREYLADAIAFVTMVGDAAIVFAPPQASAPWAVAKAIMKIPVKNIEQKAALFGTIEWFIRITRRGQIYESLYTTETTDEGAVSNLHNALLELYTAAIDCFFTQGGRRYWQNISHF; from the exons ATGGCTCCTGATAATAGAGGCAGAAAAAGAGACTCACTGCTAAACCCCTTGAATTGGGTGAAACGATCTAggtcgtcatcttcagccGCACGAGAAGGTCCCTCTACGACCTCACAAACAGACGATACTTCGCGCTTCAAGGTATTTTTGAGGCCTTCTACAAGCCGTCGACCATCTATATCTCCGTCCTTATTGCCCTCTCAATCGTCAGATCTCTGGAGCCAAGCCTTTCGTAAGGCAAATGATACAACTCAAAAATGGCTCAAAGAACAAGGACTAGATCTCCATTCTTTAGACGGAAAACAAGTCCAAACTCAAGTCAAAGAGATTATTAGCCTCATGAAAAGTAAAGACTTGTCAGAAGATACTAGCGAACCGCTTAAAATCGAGATCGCGAATCGCAAAATCATCGTTCGCGAGTATCTCGCAGACGCTATTGCTTTTGTTACTATGGTTGGCGACGCAGCTATTGTTTTCGCACCACCTCAAGCTAGTGCGCCGTGGGCTGTTGCAAAGGCCATCATGAAA ATCCCAGTTAAAAATATTGAGCAAAAAGCTGCTCTTTTTGGCACAATCGAGTGGTTTATACGCATTACTCGCAGAGGGCAAATTTACGAATCTCTGTACACCACGGAAACAACAGACGAGGGCGCTGTATCGAATTTACATAATGCTCTTCTTGAGCTATATACAGCTGCTATTGA ctgtTTTTTTACTCAAGGGGGCCG GCGGTACTGGCAAAACATATCTCACTTCTAG
- a CDS encoding uncharacterized protein (EggNog:ENOG41) produces MALRQNSSGQNSLALAAGSNCDLICRHLAGLIDVTHPDAERHAGALGAAFGRGNYDILKWLVMEANADVNFPCHRRYKTLTTAQLAASRSPDLLQWMVDHGAVDLERENDVSPYFGNVLIAAMGYSGSVWYSTMGYGNIESVRTLLKAGANANAAVKNGMYGSPLVAAVEKVSMEDHVETVKMLLDSGADPNLHLISGMYGSALEALVSKRLRSKNSEEHLREMQYMLLEAGADPAVLSDRGGHGSALAAAAFYGRKDLLKVMIDRVGTERAINTLRQSRHPDKREFDERNFNGRDRKRQKGTAIYLAREVGVNKDILDTIGLEYEEEMEI; encoded by the coding sequence ATGGCCCTCCGACAAAATAGTAGCGGCCAAAACTCACTTGCACTCGCGGCAGGGAGCAACTGCGACCTAATCTGCAGGCATCTGGCCGGCTTGATTGATGTTACGCATCCAGACGCAGAAAGACACGCCGGGGCGCTGGGAGCCGCGTTTGGAAGAGGCAACTACGATATCTTGAAATGGCTTGTAATGGAGGCGAATGCAGATGTTAATTTCCCTTGCCATCGCAGATATAAGACACTAACTACTGCACAACTCGCTGCCAGTCGTTCCCCCGATCTGCTGCAATGGATGGTGGATCATGGCGCCGTTGAtctagagagagagaatgacGTGAGTCCCTATTTTGGAAACGTTTTGATCGCAGCAATGGGGTACAGCGGCAGTGTGTGGTACAGCACTATGGGGTATGGCAATATCGAATCGGTTCGAACTCTGCTCAAGGCTGGAGCCAATGCTAATGCTGCCGTGAAAAATGGCATGTACGGCAGTCCTCTTGTCGCAGCAGTAGAGAAGGTGAGTATGGAAGATCATGTGGAAACTGTTAAGATGCTCCTCGACAGCGGCGCGGATCCAAATTTGCATCTGATAAGTGGCATGTATGGCAGTGCGCTTGAGGCGTTGGTGTCGAAAAGACTTAGGTCTAAAAATTCTGAAGAACATCTCAGAGAAATGCAGTACATGCTACTTGAAGCTGGTGCGGACCCAGCAGTCCTGTCTGACCGAGGTGGACATGGAAGCGcactggctgcagcagcgttcTATGGACGCAAGGATCTTCTCAAGGTCATGATTGACCGTGTCGGGACGGAGCGTGCTATCAATACACTTCGCCAGAGCAGGCATCCCGATAAACGAGAGTTTGATGAACGAAACTTTAATGGACGAGATAGGAAGCGCCAGAAGGGCACAGCCATATATCTTGCCAGGGAAGTGGGCGTAAATAAAGACATACTTGATACCATCGGCCTAGagtatgaagaagaaatggaaatttAG
- a CDS encoding uncharacterized protein (EggNog:ENOG41), translated as MRWNWSDPLISTNFTVGFGTEISGYGSRANLTQPFLPENIVLLYDGSCSSTCTLASEFLRINGGVKSVAFGGRPKKGPIQGVGGVKGSQVYQFGDIFQLAEHGILLGSSPANAEALQNVSTLPIARSTAASVNVRDQILRTNTDDGLPAQFVVEHADCRLYWTASMITDITEVWKAAANAAFNNAECANGGIEYRAPKDLVRPDANPKLPMASDFDKIGDARHSSGLWNAKFRLRTTA; from the coding sequence ATGCGGTGGAACTGGAGCGATCCTCTCATTTCGACGAACTTCACAGTCGGATTTGGCACTGAGATTTCAGGGTATGGATCCCGCGCAAATCTCACTCAACCGTTTCTGCCGGAGAACATTGTCCTTCTTTATGACGGCTCCTGCAGCTCGACTTGCACCTTAGCATCCGAATTCCTCAGAATCAACGGAGGCGTCAAGTCCGTTGCTTTCGGTGGCCGGCCGAAGAAAGGCCCGATTCAGGGAGTCGGTGGAGTGAAGGGTTCGCAAGTCTACCAGTTCGGCGATATTTTCCAGCTCGCTGAGCATGGGATACTTCTTGGCTCGAGTCCAGCGAATGCGGAGGCACTGCAGAACGTTTCAACCCTACCGATTGCGCGGAGCACGGCGGCGTCGGTGAATGTGCGAGACCAGATCCTCCGAACAAACACGGACGATGGCCTTCCGGCGCAGTTTGTCGTCGAACATGCCGACTGCCGGCTCTATTGGACAGCGTCCATGATCACGGATATCACCGAGGTCTGgaaggctgctgccaacGCAGCCTTTAACAATGCCGAGTGTGCAAATGGTGGCATTGAGTACCGAGCTCCGAAGGATCTTGTCCGACCCGATGCGAACCCAAAGCTTCCTATGGCTAGTGATTTTGACAAGATAGGGGATGCACGACACTCATCAGGGCTGTGGAATGCAAAGTTTCGTCTCCGTACTACAGCCTGA
- a CDS encoding uncharacterized protein (EggNog:ENOG41~SECRETED:SignalP(1-24)), which produces MRLLLALWNSVIVVLIASSQVTEAVSKIEPCGEVSSLWAAQIGSTTTPTVAASLAHACLNTIPLHKDAGIQLIDALEPYLEWQSDAAYKADPPADYFYPPHDIFKALASVREDLVADKYTNEYEFQADLYARVFGPAHDGHFVFYPDALTIAFEWTRPKPIVSISENGHDLPVIKLYEDVVRDPKTAPIITKINGIEASKFVLDTITTASFNQDGDAAYNSMFYSKAFTAATAGTEGYFTGGGRTRYIYQGPETTFTFDNGTNATFENTASVKANMTGIVDGQSYFDTLCVLSIDGLRRVVPATIAARAQPGQNPGYPEPVLATDDGIASGYFLNGDGFDDVAVISILTFDPSSPPQFQAVVQNFFAEAVTAGKSKLVVDFQGNPGGFIPLGYDFYGQLFPQVRADGFSRWKLSPEFETLAHVYSNISRGVDPFTEADIEKVEAYLSPENWRFDLDL; this is translated from the exons ATGCGCCTATTATTAGCTCTTTGGAACAGCGTGATCGTGGTGTTAATAGCCTCGTCTCAGGTTACGGAAGCTGTCTCGAAGATTGAACCATGCGGCGAAGTCAGCAGCTTATGGGCTGCTCAGATTGGAAGCACCA CCACACCAACTGTGGCCGCCTCTCTTGCTCATGCTTGCCTGAACACGATCCCTCTCCACAAGGACGCGGGTATCCAGTTGATTGACGCCTTGGAGCCGTATCTGGAGTGGCAGTCGGACGCGGCCTACAAGGCAGATCCGCCTGCCGATTACTTCTACCCGCCCCACGATATCTTCAAGGCACTGGCTAGCGTCAGGGAAGATCTCGTGGCGGACAAATACACTAACGAATACGAGTTTCAAGCGGATCTTTATGCTCGAGTCTTTGGTCCAGCACACGATGGACACTTCGTCTTTTATCCAGATGCGTTGACCATCGCGTTTGAGTGGACACGTCCGAAGCCAATCGTGTCAATCAGCGAAAATGGACATGACTTGCCCGTGATCAAGCTCTATG AGGATGTAGTTAGGGACCCAAAGACAGCGCCCATAATAACAAAGATCAACGGGATTGAGGCCTCAAAATTCGTCCTGGACACCATCACAACGGCCTCTTTCAACCAGGATGGGGATGCCGCTTACAACTCCATGTTTTACTCGAAAGCGTTCACGGCGGCTACTGCAGGTACTGAAGGATACTTTACAGGCGGCGGCCGCACCCGATACATTTATCAGGGCCCAGAGACGACATTTACCTTTGACAATGGAACCAACGCAACCTTTGAGAACACTGCGTCGGTCAAGGCGAATATGACGGGCATCGTGGACGGCCAGTCCTATTTTGATACCCTTTGCGTTCTGAGTATCGATGGTCTGCGCAGGGTTGTACCTGCTACCATCGCCGCGAGAGCTCAACCGGGCCAGAACCCCGGATACCCCGAGCCAGTCCTGGCAACTGACGACGGTATTGCGTCTGGCTACTTTCTCAACGGTGACGGTTTCGATGATGTCGCGGTCATCTCGATCCTCACCTTTGATCCCAGCTCCCCACCCCAATTCCAGGCCGTTGTCCAGAACTTCTTTGCGGAAGCGGTGACCGCCGGGAAATCGAAGCTCGTGGTGGATTTCCAGGGCAACCCCGGAGGTTTCATACCGCTGGGCTACGACTTCTACGGTCAACTCTTTCCGCAAGTCCGAGCAGATGGGTTCTCGCGATGGAAGCTCAGCCCGGAGTTCGAGACCCTCGCCCATGTCTACAGTAACATTTCTCGGGGCGTGGATCCCTTCACTGAGGCCGATATTGAAAAGGTTGAAGCGTATCTGTCGCCGGAGAATTGGCGCTTCGACCTGGACTTGTAG